The genomic window GTCAATTTCAATCACAGCATTGCCATTGCTTATGATGATCATTTTGCCAATTGGAGCGTCATAGAGCAGCTTGTATGTGGTTTCTTCCATGTCATATCCCTTGTTTTTGTCTCTCAAGCGCTTCGTATATCGGTCATTTATTCTGAATGCTTGGTGTTGTGATAGCTTTAATACAATTTACGTTTAGAAATAAGATTAGTTTTATTGAAATGGCTAGTGCATTCTCACCAGTTATTTTTTGTGGCATTATTCCCTAAATAATGTTCCCCAGGGTATTGTTTATGATTTATCCATTTACTTGATGGTGAGTATTATCTATGATGAAAAATCAGTTGTTTAAGCTGAACAGCTGATTAAGGGTGTAAAACTTACCCTCTACATATAAACGTTTATATTAATGGAAATCATTATGAAAAAGATGGCTCTAGCAGCTGCGTTAGCAGTTAGCTTCTCAGGTGCTGCATTTGCAGCGGAAACGACAGCAGCGGCAGGTACAGGTTCAGGTACAGCAGCAGGCGCTGGCGCATCAGCTGCAGCAACTGGCACGGCAACCACAGTGGCTGTCGCGACAGCAGCTGTAGTGGCAGCAACTGCTGTCGCTGTTGCTTCTAACGATAGCGGTGCAACGACAACAACAACGACTCGATAATCTTTAGTCGGTGTTTAAAACCATTTTATGTGAAAGCATAAAGTGGTTTTTTTATATCAGATTTTTATCTTAGATATTAGCAACCAAATTGCTAGGAAGTAGAATTCGTCATGCTTAAACCTCTAATCATATTCCTTGGTCTTTTTCTTGCTGGTTGTTCTCAGCAGTTTCAAGATGTAAATTCCACTTTTGATGAAGCCTTTTTTAGAAGTTCCGATGTTGAGTTGTCCAAAGAATACATTCAAACTTTACCTTATTCGAGTATTTATGCGGAAGTGAATGAGCAAGGTAAGATTTTTATGGTCTTGGCGTACGTTGGTAAAAATTCGCAAACGGGTGCAGAGCAATTGAAGTGGATGTCTTCTGATAAAGCAATGATCGTCACTGAAAATGGACGTATCGTACAAACTCTATTACTTCCTTACGACAATCTTTCAGGTTTGGCATTTCAACCGTTAAATTCGCTCTCGTCTGCAAGCTACTCATCACCAGACTTTGCTTCTGTGTTTGATGTGTCAGCTAATCCTGGAGCTCAAAAGTGGCAAGCGGTGTACGACTGGCAACCCAATTATCGATTAGGCTATAAAGCGAACATCACCCGAACATACGTGGGAAATGAGACGGTTGAAACGCCGTTAGCGACTATCGATACCAAGAAGTTCCAAGAAAAAATTAACTTCCCAATGCTAGAGAAAGAGATGACCAACGAATATTGGGTCGACAATAACGGTAAAGTAGTCAAAACCATACAGTATTTAGGCCCTGATATGACAAGACTAGAGTTAACCGTGCTTAAGAATTATCAAAGCAATGAATGAACAAGAATGATGAATTGTATGAGTCACATATCTAAAATGATGGAGAGTCGGTTGCCGGCAGTGAGAGTTCTGTTTATGATGAGCGCACTGTTTTCTCTATGCACAGTAAGCTACGCTTCTGCAGCTTCTAATCCTAATATTACCTCTGTTGATGAACTTGACAGTTCCTCTTCAGTTAAAACAACAATCGAGCTACCCCTTCAAGGTATAGCGCTTGAGTATAAAGCTAACGTCCGACTGCTTCAGGTATTAGACGACGTTAACGCGAATGTTAATGGCAGTCTTGGTTACTTCCCTCTTTCCGCTCAACTGTTTGATAAAACCAATACTGAAACTATCGAAGCCAAAAAACGTAATGTTCTGAATCAGCTTGAAGCTTTCGCGGTAGAAGAGCCGGAAGCAACCTTTGTTCGCCAACAGTTAGCCGCCTTTAAATACCTTAATCGAGTTTTTATTGATTTAGATCGTAATGCTGTTATCTCACAATCAGACAAGAATCCATTACTTGTTCCAAGTTCGAATCTAAGAAAAACGTCGGCCAGTCAAACTCAAGTGTTTTCTCTATACCTACCACAACGACCCACATCTATTCAGTTGATGGGAGTAATGAAAGATTCAGTAAGATTGCATGTGATTGAACATGGAACGTTGAATGATTATCTCGATGCATTACCAAGTGGTTTTGTTGGAGAGTCTGCCGATAAAAGCGTGGCATATGTTGTTCAGCCAGATGGCGTGGTACAAACCATCCCATATGCTTACTGGAACGAACAGCCAGTTTACTTAGCGCCAGGTGCCATCGTGTTTATGGCGTTTTACTCTTTGCCATCAGAATACTCAACGTTGAACCAAGATATCGTTGATTTGTTACGTCATAAGGTTGGCCTGTAATGCTGAAGCAGAAATCATTCCCTCTATCGGCAGTGTGTACCTCGGTTATCTGCGCCTTGTTAATGACCAGTAGTGCTTCTGTTTTTGCAGACACGGTTCGTGGTGAAACGCTTGATGCAAAAACGGTCGTTGATTCTTCTTCGATTCGAGCGGAGAAATCATCATTCAACGATAGCGAATACAGAACATCGCAAATGAACTTTGGTGGGGTTGGCTTAATGCAAATGCCAACAGGTCGAATGGCACCAGAAGGTGAGTTTAATTTTAGCGCTTCGTTTAATAACGAATACCATTTTTATAATGTAAGCCTACAGGTGATGCCTTGGCTTGAAACCACCATTCGTTATACACAAGTACAAGATCTCCTTTATAGCGGTGGGGGGAATCAAAATTGCTCTCAAAACTCATTCAGTGGTTGTACTAAATACACAGATAAAGGTATTGACTTTAAACTGCGTTTAATCGAAGAGGGGTACTACTTACCGGAAGTGTCGGTAGGTGTGCGTGACTTTGGTGGTACCGGCCTGTTTGATGGCGAATTTGTCGCGGCAACTAAGCGCTTTGGTCCCGTTGATTTTACCCTGGGCATGGCATGGGGATACATGGGCACCAGTGGCAACTTTACCAACCCTCTGTGTAAAGCCAGTGATAAGTATTGTAAACGCCCGTCTGATTATAAAGGCAATGGCGGCAGTGTCGATTTTGAGCGTTGGTTTAAAGGTGATACAGCAATTTATGGTGGCTTTGAATATCAAACCCCTTATAAGCCATTAACCCTGAAGCTTGAATACGATGGTAATGATTATTCTCAAGATTACCCCGTAGTGCGTGGTAGTGTCGACATGACACAACACACGCCTTGGAACGTTGGCGCTGTGTATCACTTTGCCGATTGGGGGGAAGCTAAAGTGAGCTATGAGCGAGGTGATACTTTAACCCTTGGTTTTGATTTCTCGACCAATTTTAATGAAATGTATTCTGTGTGGCGAGATACTGAAACAGCAGAATTGCGCCCAAGCGGTGTCGAAACGGTTGATGATATTAACATGGCAGCCCTTGCTAAAGAGCTTGAAACGATCGCTGGCTATGAACAAGCGCAAATCTTGATTGACGATAACAGTATTGTGGTAAAGGGTAGTCAGGTTAAGTACCGAGACAGAGATATCGCCCTTGAACGCGGTGCGACCGTGATTGCGAATGCGGTACCGAGTTACATCGATACCTATAAAATCATCGAAAACGATAAATCGATGGAACTCACCGAGACAACGGTAGATGCTCAAGCATTCAAAGCGGCGGCTAACAATCATTACCTTAATGCTCAAACCAGTGACGCAACAAACACTCACGAACCAGAGCGTAAGAAATCCGTGATTTATCTCGATGGGCGTGAGCGATTCGATGTGTCGATTTCACCAAACCTAGCTCAGTCGTTTGGTTCGGCCGAAAACTTCTACTTGTACAGTTTGGGCTTATACACCAAAGCTTCATTTTGGGCGTTAAACAATGTCGAACTGTCGGGCTCTCTTTACGTCAACTTAGTTGATAACTACGATAAGTTTAATTACGAAATCCCATCTGACGGCACAGACCAAACGCCAAGAGTAAGAACCTTGTTCCGCTCTTACGTTGACGAGCCAGTTCGCTTAGATCGCTTACAATTGACTTGGTTTGAAGACTATGGCAGCGGTGTCTACACCCAAGCTTATGGTGGTTACCTCGAGAGCATGTTTGCGGGCGTGGGTGGCGAAATCCTTTATCGACCATTCAACCAAAACTGGGCAATTGGTGCAGACATGACCGCCATTAGCCAGCGAGATCCAGAAAGCTGGTTTGGCACGTTTGATCAAGAGATCCAAGTCAACCCGAGCGACAGTAGCCGAACGTATAAAGTGGTCGATAAAGGTACGACTGGCTTTATTACCGGTTACTACATACCACAATGGGATTTCTTGAGCAATACACTACTTAAAGTCGGTGTGGGTAAATTCCTTGCGGGTGATATCGGTACTCGTATCGATTTCTCTAAGCAGTTCAAGAGTGGTGTGATAGCTGGCGCATTTGTCAGTTTAACCGACATGACAACAGAAGAGTACGGTGAAGGCAGTTATACCAAAGGTTTCTATGTATCAATTCCGTTTGATTTGATCACTGTAAAACCAAGCTCAAGCCGTGCTGGCTTTACTTGGTTACCGATCACGCGTGACGGCGGCCAAGTGCTGAACAAGCAATACAACTTGTTCGACCAAACCGACGCTCGCTCACCTTGGTTCCAAAGACCAAGCAGCGTGAAATAGAATGAAAATCAGATTCGAGCAACGAGTAACGGGATGCGAAGTACAGGGAAAGAGCCGTATCTTGCTACTTGCATCTGCTCCTAAACCATTCAGCAGGTTGAAAAATAATCACAGTTTGTGGATAATGCCTACGAATGAAACTAACCATATACAAGCAAAATTTTTGCTACGTTTTGGGTTTTGGATGAAACACGCCTATTCATATTTTATATTGATAGAAATAAATTAACTACGCGGTATGGTATCGTGGAATATCAGTGGGCGGTAGCGTTCCTATCTTTGATATTAGGATGGAAGCGAGATCACGGTAATAGATCTCCTTAACTCTCTTAAATACTGCATAGCTGATAAGATTATTTGTTCAAACTTCTTTGGGTGTCCTTTGGGATATCACGACACATTCCGTTTCTATGACTTGGTTAACATGAAGACTAATAAATATCGTCTCCTTTTGGCGCTACTTCCAGCACTGCTTACAGGGTGCGCGACTCCAGGAACTCACCTTTCTACTGGCAACAAGAATGTGATTCAGCCTTCAGGGGAACAGCAAGAATCTGATATTTCTGATGTGGTCAATCTTTACCCACTCACGGCTCAGTCTGTATCTAGCTATCGAAATGAAACTTTATCGGTTGCACAAGCAAACCCGGAACTTGATGTTGATATTGCCAAATATGAATATCAAGTGGGTGTTGGTGATATCTTGAATATTACCATTTGGGATCACCCTGAGTTGACGATACCGGCAGGCTCTTACCGTAGTAGCACAGAAGCGGGTAACTGGGTTCATGCCGATGGTACTATCTTCTATCCGTACATTGGTACCGTCGAAGTAGCCGGAAAAACTGTTCGCGAAGTGCGTACTGATATTGAAAATCGTTTAGCTAAATACATCGAAAGCCCTCAAGTTGATGTTAACGTAGCGGCTTTCCGCTCTAAGAAAGTCTATATTACGGGTGAAGTCTCTAAACCTGGCCAGCAGCCAATCACTAATATCCCATTAACATTACTGGATGCCGTGAACCGTTCGGGTGGTTTATCTGAAGATGCTGATTGGCGTCATGTTTCAGTAACCCGTAATGGCGTGGAAGAAAACCTTTCGCTTTATGGTTTAATGCAACGTGGTGACCTAACGCAAAACCGCTTACTGCAAGCGGGTGATATTGTTCACGTGCCTCGTAACGATAACCAGAAAGTCTTCGTGATGGGTGAAGTGAAAGAACCTAAGGTATTGAAGATTGATCGCGTAGGAATGAGCCTGACAGAAGCATTGAGTAATGTTGGTGGTATCAATGAGCTCACTGCCGATGCAACGGGTGTGTTTGTAATCCGAACTTCAGATGATAAATCAGAACGGATGGCGGACATCTACCAACTGAATATCGAAGATGCTTCAGCCTTGGTGATTGGCACCGAGTTTGATTTAAAGCCTTACGACATTGTTTATGTAACGGCAGCGCCAATCAGTCGCTGGAACCGTGTTATTGGCCAGTTGCTTCCAACCATCAATGGATTTAACAATCTAACAGAAGGTATGTTGCGCGTTCGTAATTGGTAACAAGCCCAGTTTGATAATCAGGTTGCATGTTTGCGTGCAACCTGATTTTTCATATTTATAATGGTGCCAGGTTTATAAATACGCTCGGTTTACGAAACAACTAACGTTATTAAGTGAATTATGTTTAATAAAATTTTGGTGGTGTGCGTCGGTAATATTTGCCGCTCACCGACTGGAGAACGTGTTCTTCAAAAATTGCTTCCCAATAAAGAAGTGGCCTCCGCAGGTATTGCTGCCGAAAAAAGTCGTTTAATTGGTAAACCCGCAGATGAAACGGCGACGTTGATTGCCTCTGAAAATGGTGTCGATGTTGAAAATCATCAGTCTCAACAAGTCACACCGCAGCTTTGTGCTCAGTATGATTTAATATTGGTGATGGAAAAGGGCCATTTAGAAGCGCTTACTCAAATATCACCGGAAGCGCGTGGTAAAACTATGCTATTTGGTCAGTGGATTGGTCAGAAAGACATTCCCGATCCGTATCGTCAAAGCCGTGAAGCATTTGAGCATGCTTATAAGTTGATTGACGAAAGTGCACAAGCTTGGGCGAAAAAACTGTAATTTAGTTTTGATATACTGTCGCTAAGTTATGCACTGCACATCGATAGAATTACTTAAGGGTAAAGGGGCGTAAGTCGTACGTTATTTACCTTCAAATATTAGTTTAGGAAGTCGCAATCTGATGACAACACAACCATATCAGCAATCACACACAGATAACTCTGATGAGATAGATTTAGGAATACTGCTTGGCATTCTGCTGGACGCTAAATGGTTAATCATACTGACCACATTCGCTTTTGCTGTGTTTGGTATTGCGTTTGCTCTGCTTTCAACACCAATATACAAAGCCGATGCATTGATTCAGATTGAAGAGAAGAGCTCTGGTGGCATTTCATCGATGGTTGGTGACATGGGCGAGTTGTTCTCTCAAGAATCTTCTGCGACGACGGAAATTGAGATCATCAAATCTCGTATGATCTTGGGTGAAACGGTTGATAAGTTTAACCTCACTACTGTGATATCGCCTAATTATGTACCTATTGTTGGTAAAGGTTTTGCTCGCTTAACTGGCGATATCAACCACATCACAGTGAATCGCTTTACCTTGCCAAGCCATGCAAGCGGTTATAGGCACACGATTCAAATTCTTGATGCTGAAAAAGGCACTTATCAGCTCGTGCGTGACGATGAACGCGTTATCTTGAAGGGGAAAGTGGGTGAACTCGCGGCAGCCGACGGCTACAGCTTGTTTGTTGCTGGCTTTGAATCATATAATGGCTTTGAATTTACCATTGGCAAACGCAGCCGATTAGAAGCCATTGAATGGTTAAAATCTTCTTTGTCTCTATCTGAGCAAGGTAGGCAAACAGGCATTTTGAATTTAAGCTTTGAAGGTGAAAACAAACAGCAGATCTCTGAAATCCTTAATCACATTAGCCGGATCTATTTCTTACAAAACGTGAAGCGTAACTCAGCAGAAGCTGAGAAGAGCCTCTCTTTCTTAAATAGTCATCTTCCGAGTATTAAAGCTGAGTTAACCGGCTATGAAGACGTACTAAACAATTACCGCCAAAAGAATGAATCGATCGATTTGGGCTTAGAAGCACAATCTACCCTAAAGACAATGGTAGAGCTTGAAGCGCAGTTGAATGAATTGACGTTTAAAGAGAGTGATATCAGCCAGCGTTTTACTAAAGATCACCCAGCGTATAAATCACTGATTGATAAACGCAAAACGTTATTGGATGAGCGAGAACGCCTAAACAAGCAAGTACAGAAGCTGCCAAAAACACAACGTGAAGTACTGCGTATGAAACGTGATGTTGAAGTAAGCCAACAAATATACATCCAGTTATTAAACAAGGTTCAAGAGCTCAGCATTATCAAAGCCAGTACGGTCGGTAACGTTCGTATCTTAGATGATGCCCAAGTGTATGCTGGCGCCGTTAGACCTAAGAAGCCGCTAATTGTTGTATTGGCGACACTATTGGGGGGCATGTTAAGTGTGGCGTTTGTGTTAGTGAAAGCGGCGTTCCACCGCGGTGTGGAAAGCCCAGATCAAATTGAACAAATTGGCCTTCCTGTTTATGCAGCGGTACCTAAATCTGATTTACAAATTAAGCTAACTAATCGCTTTAAATCGAAGAAACAGAAGACTAAGGATACTCAAGCACTGCTTGCCGAATCTAACCCTGCGGACCTTTCGGTTGAAGCGCTGCGTGGCCTGCGTACCAGCTTGCATTTTGCGATGCTGGAAGCGAAAAATAACATCCTGATGATTTCAGGCCCTGCGCCGGGCATTGGTAAATCATTCATCTCGACCAACTTTGCCGCAGTAGCCGCTAAAACAGGTCAAAAAGTGCTGTTGATTGATGCCGATATGCGTAAAGGTTACCTACAGCAAAGTTTCGGTGTGAACTGGGACAACGGTCTTTCGGATCTGTTAAGTAGCAAGGCAGAATTCGCTCAGTCAGTGAAGTCGACCCCAGTTGAAAACCTAGAAATCATTACCCGCGGCCAAGTACCACCAAACCCATCTGAGCTGCTGATGCACCCGCGCTTTGCAGAGTTAATGGAATGGTCATCAAAAGAGTATGACCTGGTGATTATCGATACCCCACCAATACTGGCGGTAACCGACCCAAGCATTGTTGGTGCCTTCGCTGGCACCACATTAATGGTGGCGCGTTACGGCCAAAACACCGTAAAAGAGATCGACGTTGCTCGTAATCGTTTCGAACAATCGGGTATCGAAGTGAAAGGAGTTATCTTCAACGCCATCGAGAAAAAAGCATCAAGCTCGTATGGCTACGGTTACTATAACTACGCGTATTCTAGTGATAAAAAATAGAGTTTAAGATCCGGTACGGGGTGTGGTGACATATCAAGTTATTCCAAACTTGAATGCCAAAAATTTCTGGAAGCTGTTCCTAGCTACTCATATTGTTTTAGCCCTCACGCGAAGTGCAAAGCAATACCCTGAAACACCGCCGACAATGTTCCCCAAGGCTAAGCCTATAAATAGTCCTTCGACGCCATTGATTTGGCTGCCTATCCACGCAAAGGGCAAGGCAAAGACAAACAAACGCATAAAGCTCCATTGAAAGGCTTTCAGTGGTTGATGCATGGCATTCATCCCACTGATCAGCATCATCACAATACCTTGGAACCCATAGCTAAACGGAACGACTAATAGGTAATGCCACAAAATGCCTCGTACGGATTCTTCTTGAGAAAACAGGGCGGACAAAGGAGTGCTTAGCGGCACCATCATTAAGAAAATCAAACCTTGGAACAGCACGGCAAAACGCATACTGAGAAACAGTGCCTTAAAGCTGCGTTGAGGGTTGTTGGCACCAAAGTTTTGCGCCATAAAAGGGGTAAGAGCCGAAGTCAGAGACATTAGCACAATGATAAGAATGGATTCAATCCGCTGGGCAGCGCCATAAGCGGCCACGGCTTCGGTCCCTTGTTTGGCAAGCATCATCATAATAATAGCCCCCGCCAATGGATTAAGGGCATTTGAGAGTGCCGCAGGGGTGCCGATAGTCAGTATTTGGTGCCAGTCGCCAAGGATGCTTTTGACATTGGGTAAAGCCAGAAGTTTCTCTCGTTTAATCAAGATATACAGCGAACAGCACAGAGCACCAAACCAACTAAACCCACTGGCAATTGCAGCACCTTGAATCCCTAATTCAGGGAATGGGCCATATCCAAAAATGAGCAGAGGGTCGAGAATGCCGTTGATTAGCCCTGCCAGCATCATAATTTTAGCGGGTGTTTTGGTATCGCCACTGGCGCGAATGGCACTGTTGCCTGCCATTGGGATGACCAATAAAGGAATGGTGGCATACCAGAGCAGCATGTAGTCTGAAATCAGAGGCAGTAAATCAGACTCTGCCCCCAATAAAGTAAACAAAGGTTCGAGCGAGACAATGCCAATGGCGGAAGCGCAACAGACCAGAAGTATCGCGAGTAATAATCCATGGCAGGTAAATCTTGCCGCATTATGGGCACAACCTTGTCCTAACAGGCGACCAATGCACGTAGAAAGTCCGATCCCAATGCCCATAGTAATACAGTTGATAGCGAAGGTGATGGGGAAGGTAAAACTCACCGCCGCAAGCGCTTGGGTACCAAGCAATGAGATAAAGAAGGTATCGACAAGGTTGAACATCAAGATCGCCACCATACCGAATATGGTCGGTATGGACATAGTACGCAGTGTACTCTCAATGGGGGCCGTTAATAGCCCGTGCTTATCTTGCATGTAAAACGCCGATTGAACTAGAATGTGGTTAGGATACCGTGAATTGTGAGTAGTCTGAAGATTGCTTTCATAAAGTTTACAAGTCACACAATACTAACAGCATACGGTGTGATAGCATTCTGCCGTTATTAATTTATGTTTTGAGAGATTTAAAGTGAAACCGCAGAGCCAACCACAACCGTACACCCCAGAAAATCCGCCTATGTATAGCTCAAATGATGAAATTGATCTGCGAGAACTTTTTAAAGCATTGTGGGACGGTAAACTCATAATTATTTTGGTGACCGCTTTATTCGCAGCGAGTAGTGTTGGTTACGCGCTGTCAGCTCAAGAGTGGTGGTCTTCCAGTGCTAAAATCACAGCGCCACAACCTCAGAACTTCGCAGTGTTTCAGCAGCAAGTGAAGCAGTTTCAACCTGTTTTTAATACTTATCAAGAAGACGGGACGGTCCTTGTCAACCAAGAGCTAGATCACTTGATTGCTCCTGAAGTGATGTTTCAAGACTTTGTGAGTGCTTTTGATTCAACGAATAGTAAGAGGGATTTCTTCGATAGTAATAGTGAGTTCCAAAAGCTTAAAAACTCTAGTGTTGTTGGTTCGGATATGACTGCTGATGTTAGAGCTTTATATGCTCAATGGTTTAGTCGAATTTCTGCTTCTAAAGTTGATAAAAAGGATAGTAACACACCATATACTCTTAATTTTCAAACAATGACTAAGGAAAGCAGCTTCAATTGGTTAACGGCTTATATATCGGCAATTGAGGCAAAGGTTCATCAAGATACGTTCAATAATTTGCGAGTTATGGTTGATAGTAAACGCAACGAATTGATGCAACAAAAGAAAATTTTAGAAATTCAGGCAAGACATCAGTTATTAAATGAAACTGAGCGATCCCAATATGCGATGCGTATTGCACAAGCTGCTGGTATAGATAAACCTATTTATACGGGGAATCACAAGGAACTATTTGGTATTGACTTAGGATCAAGAGGCTTACAGGAGAAAGTTAAAACGTTAAAATCAATTGAAAATTTAACTGTGATTGAGCCTCGCCTTCAACAAATAAATGCAAAATTAGAGATGTTGAATAGCCTTAAAATTGATCGTACTGTTGAATTTCAACCGTTTCGTTATCTAAGCGATGTGGAGCAACCTATCAATCGAGATAAACCTAAACGCGCTTTGATTGTCGTTCTTGGCACATTGTTAGGTGGCATGTTGGGTGTTGCCATTGTCTTGATACGCTTTGCGTTTAGAAAAGAAGATTAAGTTTCAAGCGGCCAGTGTTACTCACTGGCCGTTTTCCTTTTTATACCCTTTGTTGTTTGAGTTTCCTCACAATTTTCCCCTTTCTCCCCTTGGGATCTTTCACATCGCCCCAACATATTGTTTGACCCACACTGATCGTGGCAACTATCAAAATTTAAATTATCAGGAGATAAGACCGATGAATATCCGTCCTCTACATGACCGAGTTATCGTTGAGCGCCAAGAAGTTGAATCTAAATCTGCTGGTGGCATCGTTTTAACGGGTTCTGCCGCAGAAAAATCGACTCGCGGTATCATTCTAGCTGTTGGCAAAGGCCGCATTCTAGAAAACGGTTCAGTGCAACCGTTGGACGTAAAAGTTGGTGATACCGTTATCTTTGCAGAAGGTTACGGCACGAAAACTGAAAAAATTGACGGCAAAGAAGTTCTGATCATGTCTGAAAACGACATCATGGCGATCGTTGAGTAATCTACACTCCGACCATAGTCAGATAGCTTTCACTTTTGATAGAACCTAAACGTCATTCCCTACAGCGAGGTAAGAGCGAGATAGGGAATCTGAAACAGATAATGATGAAGATGAAAGCCAACAACAAACAAGAATTTAAAGGAAATAAAGATGGCTGCTAAAGACGTTAAATTTGGTAATGACGCACGTATTAAAATGCTAGAAGGTGTAAACGTTCTGGCTGACGCAGTAAAAGTAACACTCGGCCCTAAAGGCCGTAACGTTGTTCTAGACAAATCATTTGGCGCACCGACGATCACTAAAGATGGTGTTTCAGTTGCACGTGAAATCGAACTGGAAGACAAGTTCCAAAACATGGGCGCGCAAATGGTGAAAGAAGTGGCTTCGCAAGCGAATGACGCGGCGGGCGACGGTACAACGACAGCAACAGTTCTTGCTCAAGCCATTATCACTGAAGGCCTGAAAGCGGTAGCAGCTGGCATGAACCCAATGGATCTTAAGCGCGGCATCGACAAAGCGGTTATCGCAGCGGTTGAAGAGTTAAAAGGCCTTTCTGTGCCATGTGCAGACACCAAAGCTATCGCGCAAGTCGGTACTATCTCTGCAAACTCTGATGCGACAGTCGGTAACATCATTGCTGAAGCGATGGAAAAAGTAGGTCGTGATGGCGTTATCACCGTTGAAGAAGGTCAGGCTCTGCAAGACGAGCTAGACGTAGTAGAAGGTATGCAGTTCGACCGCGGTTACCTATCTCCTTACTTCATCAACAACCAAGAAGCAGGTTCTGTTGATCTAGAAAGCCCGTTTATCCTTCTTATCGACAAGAAAGTGTCGAACATCCGTGAACTTCTTCCGACTCTAGAAGCGGTTGCTAAGGCATCTCGTCCACTTCTAATCATCGCTGAAGATGTCGAAGGCGAAGCACTAGCAACTCTTGTTGTGAACAACATGCGTGGCATCGTCAAAGTGGCGGCGGTTAAAGCGCCTGGTTTCGGTGACCGTCGTAAAGCCATGCTGCAAGATATCGCTATCCTAACGGGCGGTACGGTGATCTCTGAAGAGATCGGCCTAGACCTTGAGAAAGTAACGCTAGAAGACCTAGGTCAAGCTAAGCGTATTACTATCACTAAAGAAAACTCAACCATCATCGATGGTGCGGGTGAAGAGACAATGATCCAAGGTCGTGTTGCTCAAATCCGTCAACAAATCGAAGATGCAACGTCTGACTACGACAAAGAGAAGCTTCAAGAGCGCGTAGCGAAACTAGCTGGCGGTGTTGCCGTTATCAAAGTGGGCGCTGCGACTGAAGTTGAAATGAAAGAGAAGAAAGACCGCGTTGAAGATGCACTTCACGCCACTCGCGCTGCAGTTGAGGAAGGTGTGGTTGCTGGTGGTGGCGTTGCCCTTATCCGTGCAGCCTCTAAAGTTGCAGGCCTTGAAGGCGACAACGAAGAGCAAAACG from Vibrio artabrorum includes these protein-coding regions:
- a CDS encoding low molecular weight protein-tyrosine-phosphatase, encoding MFNKILVVCVGNICRSPTGERVLQKLLPNKEVASAGIAAEKSRLIGKPADETATLIASENGVDVENHQSQQVTPQLCAQYDLILVMEKGHLEALTQISPEARGKTMLFGQWIGQKDIPDPYRQSREAFEHAYKLIDESAQAWAKKL
- a CDS encoding capsule biosynthesis GfcC family protein, producing the protein MMNCMSHISKMMESRLPAVRVLFMMSALFSLCTVSYASAASNPNITSVDELDSSSSVKTTIELPLQGIALEYKANVRLLQVLDDVNANVNGSLGYFPLSAQLFDKTNTETIEAKKRNVLNQLEAFAVEEPEATFVRQQLAAFKYLNRVFIDLDRNAVISQSDKNPLLVPSSNLRKTSASQTQVFSLYLPQRPTSIQLMGVMKDSVRLHVIEHGTLNDYLDALPSGFVGESADKSVAYVVQPDGVVQTIPYAYWNEQPVYLAPGAIVFMAFYSLPSEYSTLNQDIVDLLRHKVGL
- a CDS encoding YjbF family lipoprotein, translating into MLKPLIIFLGLFLAGCSQQFQDVNSTFDEAFFRSSDVELSKEYIQTLPYSSIYAEVNEQGKIFMVLAYVGKNSQTGAEQLKWMSSDKAMIVTENGRIVQTLLLPYDNLSGLAFQPLNSLSSASYSSPDFASVFDVSANPGAQKWQAVYDWQPNYRLGYKANITRTYVGNETVETPLATIDTKKFQEKINFPMLEKEMTNEYWVDNNGKVVKTIQYLGPDMTRLELTVLKNYQSNE
- a CDS encoding YjbH domain-containing protein yields the protein MLKQKSFPLSAVCTSVICALLMTSSASVFADTVRGETLDAKTVVDSSSIRAEKSSFNDSEYRTSQMNFGGVGLMQMPTGRMAPEGEFNFSASFNNEYHFYNVSLQVMPWLETTIRYTQVQDLLYSGGGNQNCSQNSFSGCTKYTDKGIDFKLRLIEEGYYLPEVSVGVRDFGGTGLFDGEFVAATKRFGPVDFTLGMAWGYMGTSGNFTNPLCKASDKYCKRPSDYKGNGGSVDFERWFKGDTAIYGGFEYQTPYKPLTLKLEYDGNDYSQDYPVVRGSVDMTQHTPWNVGAVYHFADWGEAKVSYERGDTLTLGFDFSTNFNEMYSVWRDTETAELRPSGVETVDDINMAALAKELETIAGYEQAQILIDDNSIVVKGSQVKYRDRDIALERGATVIANAVPSYIDTYKIIENDKSMELTETTVDAQAFKAAANNHYLNAQTSDATNTHEPERKKSVIYLDGRERFDVSISPNLAQSFGSAENFYLYSLGLYTKASFWALNNVELSGSLYVNLVDNYDKFNYEIPSDGTDQTPRVRTLFRSYVDEPVRLDRLQLTWFEDYGSGVYTQAYGGYLESMFAGVGGEILYRPFNQNWAIGADMTAISQRDPESWFGTFDQEIQVNPSDSSRTYKVVDKGTTGFITGYYIPQWDFLSNTLLKVGVGKFLAGDIGTRIDFSKQFKSGVIAGAFVSLTDMTTEEYGEGSYTKGFYVSIPFDLITVKPSSSRAGFTWLPITRDGGQVLNKQYNLFDQTDARSPWFQRPSSVK
- a CDS encoding polysaccharide export protein encodes the protein MKTNKYRLLLALLPALLTGCATPGTHLSTGNKNVIQPSGEQQESDISDVVNLYPLTAQSVSSYRNETLSVAQANPELDVDIAKYEYQVGVGDILNITIWDHPELTIPAGSYRSSTEAGNWVHADGTIFYPYIGTVEVAGKTVREVRTDIENRLAKYIESPQVDVNVAAFRSKKVYITGEVSKPGQQPITNIPLTLLDAVNRSGGLSEDADWRHVSVTRNGVEENLSLYGLMQRGDLTQNRLLQAGDIVHVPRNDNQKVFVMGEVKEPKVLKIDRVGMSLTEALSNVGGINELTADATGVFVIRTSDDKSERMADIYQLNIEDASALVIGTEFDLKPYDIVYVTAAPISRWNRVIGQLLPTINGFNNLTEGMLRVRNW